One window from the genome of Pelodictyon luteolum DSM 273 encodes:
- a CDS encoding outer membrane protein codes for MKKFAAGTLFAVLALAGSGRLASAATPYATGSVGLAMLQDSDVEFAADRSYNTGYTLTGAVGLRSGEYRLEGELGYQENGIESSGDDVSILSFLGNGYIDFEMASSSFTPYLTAGFGLASVDDSSGPGSVDDTVFAWQLGAGVGYRFADNMLVDVRYRYLGTGDPELAGGREYSIDTHNFMVGLRVEF; via the coding sequence ATGAAGAAATTTGCTGCGGGAACCCTTTTTGCCGTTCTGGCGCTTGCCGGCTCCGGTCGGCTGGCTTCGGCCGCTACGCCTTATGCCACCGGTTCGGTGGGTCTTGCCATGCTGCAGGACTCGGACGTGGAGTTCGCCGCCGACCGGTCCTACAATACCGGCTACACTCTTACTGGCGCCGTAGGCCTCCGGAGCGGGGAGTACAGACTTGAGGGCGAGCTTGGCTATCAGGAAAACGGCATCGAGAGTTCAGGAGATGATGTATCAATCCTCAGCTTCCTCGGTAACGGTTACATTGATTTTGAGATGGCATCGTCGTCTTTCACCCCCTACCTGACGGCTGGGTTCGGGTTGGCATCGGTGGACGACAGCAGCGGGCCGGGTTCCGTCGACGATACGGTGTTCGCCTGGCAGCTTGGGGCTGGCGTAGGGTACCGGTTTGCTGACAACATGCTGGTGGACGTCAGGTACCGCTACCTCGGCACCGGCGATCCCGAACTGGCCGGCGGTCGTGAGTACAGCATCGATACCCACAACTTCATGGTCGGCCTGCGGGTTGAGTTCTGA
- a CDS encoding aminoacyl-tRNA deacylase, with amino-acid sequence MPIRKLREFLDSHGVRYFAVSHSPAYTAQEVAASAHVPGKEMAKTVIVRLDGTMAMAVLPASRQLDFDRLREASGAADVCLAGEAEFAGRFPGCEPGAMPPFGNLYGMEVFMDEELEDDDDIAFNAGTHRELLRLSYSDFSRLVRPKVAPISAAGGGLPSQ; translated from the coding sequence ATGCCGATCAGAAAACTCAGGGAGTTTCTCGACAGTCACGGGGTACGGTATTTCGCGGTAAGCCATTCTCCGGCCTATACGGCGCAGGAGGTGGCAGCTTCAGCCCACGTGCCAGGAAAGGAAATGGCCAAGACGGTCATCGTGCGGCTTGACGGAACGATGGCCATGGCCGTGCTTCCGGCTTCCCGCCAGCTTGATTTCGACCGGCTTCGAGAGGCTTCCGGTGCCGCGGATGTGTGCCTTGCCGGCGAGGCGGAGTTCGCCGGCCGCTTTCCCGGGTGCGAGCCCGGCGCCATGCCGCCGTTCGGCAATCTCTACGGCATGGAGGTTTTTATGGACGAGGAACTTGAGGATGATGACGACATTGCATTCAACGCCGGCACTCACCGGGAGCTCCTGCGCCTCTCCTACAGTGATTTCAGCCGTCTCGTGCGCCCGAAGGTGGCCCCTATCAGCGCCGCGGGAGGGGGATTGCCATCGCAATGA
- a CDS encoding glycosyltransferase family 4 protein has translation MKIALYAGTFVKDKDGAVKSIYQLVASFRKNGHEVVVWSPDVSPSDDHGGVAVHAMPSVPIPLYPDYRLGFFSADTRRQLDLFEPDIVHISTPDIIGRKFLLYALKHRLPVASAYHTDFPSYLNYYRLGFAEGALWRYLAWFYNSCETVLAPNEIVRRNLLSHGIRNVGIWSRGIDRELFHPGRRSETLRRSWNADGRKVLVFAGRFVWYKDIRIVMDLYRRFQEEGKADRVRFVMIGSGPEEDALRRAMPEAVFTGYLTGTSLPEAYASGDIFLFPSTTEAFCNVSLEAISCGLPAIVSDEGGCRDIVELSGGGLVARARDIDSFYRQCLGLLDDARRFAIQREAGLAYAASQSWDVVNGALIERYQQMTS, from the coding sequence ATGAAGATTGCCTTATATGCCGGTACCTTTGTCAAGGACAAGGACGGAGCCGTAAAATCCATTTACCAGCTGGTTGCTTCATTCAGGAAAAACGGCCATGAAGTTGTAGTCTGGTCTCCGGATGTATCACCTTCCGATGATCACGGTGGTGTTGCGGTCCATGCCATGCCTTCCGTGCCGATTCCCCTTTATCCCGATTACCGGCTCGGGTTCTTTTCTGCTGATACCCGCCGCCAGCTTGACCTGTTTGAGCCGGACATTGTCCATATTTCAACCCCCGACATCATCGGGCGGAAGTTTCTGCTCTACGCCCTGAAGCACCGCCTGCCGGTCGCCTCGGCCTACCATACCGATTTCCCTTCCTACCTCAACTACTACCGCCTTGGTTTCGCCGAAGGTGCGCTCTGGCGATATCTTGCCTGGTTTTACAACAGCTGCGAAACTGTTCTGGCGCCCAATGAGATTGTCCGCCGGAACCTGCTTTCGCACGGAATCCGGAACGTCGGCATCTGGTCGCGGGGTATTGACCGCGAGCTGTTTCATCCCGGAAGGCGTTCGGAAACGCTGCGCCGCAGTTGGAACGCAGACGGCCGGAAGGTTCTGGTGTTTGCTGGCCGGTTTGTCTGGTACAAGGATATCCGGATTGTGATGGACCTGTACCGTCGCTTTCAGGAAGAGGGCAAGGCGGACCGGGTCCGGTTCGTCATGATCGGTTCGGGACCCGAAGAGGACGCGCTCCGGCGGGCGATGCCCGAGGCGGTCTTTACCGGCTATCTGACCGGTACATCCCTGCCGGAAGCCTATGCCAGCGGTGACATTTTTCTTTTTCCGTCGACGACCGAAGCGTTCTGCAACGTATCGCTTGAGGCTATTTCATGCGGTCTTCCGGCCATCGTATCGGACGAAGGAGGATGCCGCGACATCGTCGAACTGTCGGGAGGCGGGCTGGTGGCCCGTGCCCGTGACATCGACAGCTTTTATCGGCAGTGCCTCGGTCTTCTTGACGATGCCCGGCGTTTCGCAATACAGCGCGAAGCCGGTCTTGCCTATGCGGCATCCCAGTCCTGGGACGTTGTCAACGGCGCATTGATTGAGCGATACCAGCAAATGACCTCCTGA
- a CDS encoding ATP-binding protein, with product MATGRPSYSDLERRIEELERHAVESRIFEQVSLDRQALLRDQNIKLVRKSIELSDVKRQLEQKNRELEFSRSQVEEAMDSLRRNENILNSILANSPGTIVSVDSAHSIIYMNRPVPGFDAAFHVGDSLYNHLQGPGQDVFRMTVDRVFASERPPSIESEFTLPDGGTAEVECRFGPCLQGGEVASVVVIMSDISPRKRMERDLQRSIGDLERFNRIMVGREMHAIELQKELDMLSGRAVAHSCDGVSDDAGSPLSAVGADEDTGPDRNLQRTVLLNLIDEANQTRNELLEANRRLEESVLRTQLMAEEAREANAAKGQFLANMSHEIRTPMNGVIGMADLLLETDLDQEQQKYVQTIISSGRNLLKIINDILDFSKIEAGRLELEHEEFELAELLEELGCMLGPEAQAAGLELTLSIAPDGPTRLKGDPQRLRQVLVNLLGNAVKFTHEGGEVILESTVQKETELYAVVRFSVRDSGIGIPQDRIDSIFEPFSQVDGSSVRRYGGTGLGLSISNHLVGRMGGRINVQSTLDEGSTFWFDIILEKQPEQLSSSPPVFTGASPIILVAWSMVLGNALSAFIESRGHRCLRPAGPEDVPGVLVGFASGPMPMLLLDMRCFGPDAEGFRDFVPVLAAYEGLHVVLLVPMGCKEEMKTLAGGLSAIFLEKPVRRADLAGILKDHVREEGDGGIGKADQKAARSGASQPPSAASPLNVLVVEDSMVNRNVAVSMLKKLGYSPDVAVCGTAALEAMRRKAYDLVFMDCQMPEMDGYEATRHIREDEDLKGSRSVPVVAMTANAMKGDREKCINAGMDDYIAKPLRKSDFKTIMDRYFPGMDRSLSEDGREQPLPARQPTADSVFMVEDVLQRLQQDREIIRIILSQFISTAEAELAAIADAAARNDMSRFRLLLHTMKGAAATVGAVELSRNAAELEAAERSKDLKTFGRLLGNLNGCFQRFKERASATGWYDE from the coding sequence ATGGCTACAGGCAGGCCGTCATACAGCGACCTTGAGCGTCGGATAGAAGAGCTTGAGCGCCATGCCGTGGAAAGCCGCATTTTCGAGCAGGTTTCGCTTGACCGTCAGGCGCTCCTCCGCGACCAGAACATCAAGCTGGTCAGAAAATCGATTGAGCTTTCCGATGTCAAACGGCAGCTGGAGCAGAAGAACCGCGAACTCGAGTTCTCCCGCAGCCAGGTCGAGGAGGCCATGGATTCGCTCCGCCGGAATGAAAACATCCTGAACTCCATCCTCGCCAACAGCCCCGGCACCATCGTTTCTGTCGACAGCGCTCACAGCATCATCTACATGAACCGGCCTGTGCCGGGCTTCGATGCCGCTTTTCATGTGGGCGATTCGCTGTACAACCACCTGCAGGGTCCGGGACAGGATGTTTTCCGCATGACGGTTGACCGGGTGTTCGCATCCGAACGGCCCCCCTCGATCGAATCCGAGTTTACCCTGCCGGACGGCGGAACGGCTGAGGTAGAGTGCCGGTTCGGACCCTGCCTCCAGGGCGGCGAGGTTGCGTCCGTGGTCGTCATCATGTCGGATATTTCGCCGCGCAAGCGTATGGAGCGCGACCTGCAGCGCTCGATTGGTGATCTTGAGCGCTTCAACAGGATCATGGTCGGCCGCGAAATGCATGCCATAGAGCTGCAGAAGGAACTTGACATGCTGAGCGGCAGGGCTGTCGCCCACTCATGCGACGGTGTGTCAGATGATGCCGGGTCCCCGCTCTCTGCGGTGGGCGCGGATGAGGACACGGGACCGGACCGGAACCTCCAGCGCACCGTGCTGTTGAACCTCATCGACGAAGCCAACCAGACCCGGAATGAACTGCTTGAAGCCAACCGGCGGCTTGAGGAGTCGGTGCTCCGCACCCAGCTCATGGCCGAGGAGGCACGTGAGGCGAATGCCGCCAAGGGGCAGTTCCTCGCCAACATGAGCCATGAGATCCGGACCCCTATGAATGGAGTCATCGGCATGGCTGACCTCCTGCTTGAAACCGATCTCGATCAGGAGCAGCAGAAGTATGTGCAGACCATCATTTCAAGCGGCCGGAACCTTCTGAAGATCATCAATGACATTCTGGACTTTTCCAAGATTGAGGCTGGTCGCCTGGAATTGGAGCATGAGGAGTTTGAACTCGCTGAACTGCTTGAAGAGCTCGGCTGTATGCTGGGCCCCGAAGCGCAGGCCGCCGGGCTTGAGCTGACCCTCAGCATAGCTCCCGATGGTCCCACCAGGTTGAAGGGCGATCCGCAGCGTCTCCGTCAGGTGCTCGTGAATCTGCTCGGCAACGCCGTGAAGTTCACCCACGAGGGCGGGGAGGTGATCCTGGAATCGACGGTGCAGAAGGAGACTGAGCTGTACGCCGTGGTCCGCTTCTCGGTCCGGGACAGCGGTATCGGCATCCCGCAGGATAGGATCGATTCGATTTTCGAGCCCTTTTCACAGGTGGACGGTTCCTCGGTCCGTCGCTACGGAGGCACCGGACTCGGCCTTTCCATATCAAATCATCTGGTGGGCCGGATGGGCGGCCGGATCAATGTGCAGAGCACGCTGGACGAAGGCTCGACCTTCTGGTTCGACATCATCCTTGAAAAGCAGCCGGAGCAGCTCTCCTCCTCTCCGCCTGTTTTCACGGGGGCGTCGCCTATCATTCTCGTCGCATGGTCGATGGTCCTTGGCAATGCACTTTCAGCCTTCATAGAGTCCCGCGGACACCGGTGCCTCCGGCCGGCCGGTCCGGAGGATGTGCCCGGGGTGCTTGTCGGCTTCGCATCCGGACCGATGCCGATGCTTCTGCTGGACATGCGTTGTTTCGGCCCCGATGCGGAAGGGTTCAGGGATTTCGTGCCGGTACTTGCGGCTTATGAAGGCCTGCATGTAGTGCTTCTCGTTCCGATGGGGTGCAAAGAAGAGATGAAAACACTTGCCGGAGGGCTTTCCGCCATTTTTCTGGAGAAGCCGGTCCGCCGGGCTGATCTTGCCGGGATCCTCAAGGACCATGTCCGGGAGGAGGGCGACGGCGGCATTGGGAAGGCGGATCAGAAGGCAGCCCGTTCAGGCGCCTCACAGCCCCCTTCTGCCGCATCGCCTCTCAACGTTCTTGTCGTTGAGGACAGTATGGTCAACCGCAATGTCGCGGTGTCCATGCTCAAGAAACTAGGGTATTCGCCGGACGTGGCTGTCTGCGGAACGGCCGCCCTTGAAGCCATGCGGCGCAAGGCATACGATCTTGTGTTCATGGACTGCCAGATGCCGGAGATGGACGGCTATGAGGCGACGCGCCATATCCGGGAAGATGAGGACCTGAAAGGCTCAAGGAGTGTGCCTGTGGTGGCGATGACTGCCAATGCAATGAAGGGGGACCGGGAAAAATGCATCAATGCGGGCATGGACGATTACATTGCCAAGCCGCTTCGCAAGTCCGATTTCAAGACGATCATGGATCGCTACTTTCCCGGCATGGACCGCTCTCTTTCCGAAGATGGCCGGGAGCAGCCTCTGCCGGCCAGGCAGCCGACTGCCGACAGCGTGTTCATGGTCGAGGACGTGCTGCAGCGGCTGCAGCAGGACCGGGAGATCATCCGCATCATCCTCAGTCAGTTCATCTCCACTGCCGAAGCGGAACTGGCAGCGATCGCCGATGCGGCAGCGCGCAACGACATGTCCCGTTTCCGCCTCCTCCTGCATACCATGAAAGGCGCAGCGGCGACGGTTGGCGCTGTTGAGCTGAGCCGGAATGCTGCCGAACTCGAGGCGGCCGAGCGATCGAAGGACCTCAAGACATTCGGGCGGCTGCTCGGGAATTTAAACGGGTGCTTCCAGCGTTTCAAGGAAAGGGCTTCGGCCACTGGTTGGTATGATGAGTGA
- the gnd gene encoding phosphogluconate dehydrogenase (NAD(+)-dependent, decarboxylating) produces MKIGFIGLGKMGFNMASQLLERGHQLVVFDLLPSAMVRIAEAGAEAAASPAELCGSLPTPRIIWMMVPAGEPVDSTLEMLEPSLAPGDILIDGGNSRYLDSEERARRLAMKGIRFLDAGTSGGLDGARHGACLMVGGEKSAYEAVEPILKDLTVENGYGYMGPSGSGHFVKMVHNGIEYGMMQAMGEGFGLLEASRYGLDLEDVARVWSHGSVIRGWLMELACDAFSRDGSLSYLEGKVADSGEGRWTVESALQHEVSIPVIAASLFSRYRSRSDNTFSDRVVAALRHEFGGHSFTPPPAAEL; encoded by the coding sequence ATGAAAATCGGTTTCATTGGTCTTGGTAAAATGGGATTCAATATGGCTTCGCAGCTCCTTGAGCGCGGCCATCAGCTGGTCGTTTTCGACCTGCTTCCCTCCGCCATGGTGCGCATCGCAGAGGCGGGTGCGGAGGCGGCTGCATCACCCGCCGAACTCTGCGGAAGCCTGCCAACTCCGCGCATCATCTGGATGATGGTACCGGCAGGAGAGCCTGTCGACAGCACCCTCGAGATGCTCGAGCCTTCGCTCGCACCGGGCGACATCCTCATCGACGGCGGCAATTCCCGGTATCTGGATTCAGAGGAACGGGCGCGCCGGCTTGCAATGAAGGGGATTCGTTTCCTTGACGCGGGAACCAGCGGCGGACTTGATGGAGCTCGCCACGGTGCCTGCCTGATGGTGGGCGGTGAGAAATCGGCATATGAGGCCGTCGAGCCGATCCTTAAAGACCTTACGGTTGAGAACGGCTATGGCTACATGGGCCCTTCGGGGTCCGGGCACTTCGTGAAAATGGTGCACAACGGCATCGAGTACGGCATGATGCAGGCGATGGGGGAGGGATTCGGTCTTCTGGAAGCGAGCCGTTACGGGCTGGATCTCGAGGATGTGGCACGGGTATGGTCGCATGGATCGGTAATCCGCGGCTGGCTGATGGAGCTTGCCTGTGACGCATTTTCCAGGGACGGGTCGCTCAGTTACCTTGAGGGCAAGGTCGCAGATTCGGGGGAGGGTCGCTGGACGGTAGAGTCAGCTCTGCAGCATGAGGTGTCCATTCCTGTCATTGCGGCCTCGCTTTTCAGCCGGTACCGTTCCCGCAGCGACAACACGTTCTCAGACCGCGTTGTTGCTGCACTCCGACATGAATTCGGCGGGCACTCCTTCACCCCGCCACCTGCCGCCGAGCTGTAA